GGAGGGGGTAAAATATAGTTATCTTGATAAGTCTCTTTGTCGAACGAATCAAATGTGGTTGATGAATGTGCCATTGCGAGGCAAGAAGAAGCGAAGCTTTTAGCTTAATATGTATACCCAAGGGTTCAATTCTGATTATATTAATTTTCGTTGAGGGGCTTATGCTTTACGTATTTCTTGTGCTTGGGTTGTCGTTTGGTCACATTTGGTTTGTCCTATCTACATAGCTTGGGTCATTTATGCTGCAACGTATGTAtgcttttcttcttttgttatGTTTTGACTGATATCTCAGGTCAAAGAAATCCTTATTGAAGAATCCAATGTGCAACCTGTCAACAGTCCAGTGACTGTTTGTGGTGATATTCATGGTCAGTTTCATGATCTAATGAAACTTTTCCAGACTGGTGGTCATGTGCCAGAGACAAATTACATTTTTATGGTATGTGCATTTTTCTCAAGGAACTGCTTATTGGGTGATGCACTTAATGTATTCTCTGTGTCTTTCTTGCTTTTAATTATCTTATCTTGTATGCTATATGTTCCTAAATGTGTGGCAGGGAGACTTTGTTGACCGTGGTTACAACAGTCTGGAAGTGTTCACCATCCTTTTGCTTCTAAAAGCAAGGTATGTTATCATCATGTATGCTTGCATCTGTCATCAACTTGCTGCATTGTTCACATGACTCTTAATTAAAATaaggtaattttttattttatcttgaTATTGTAAGCTTATTAGAATAATTTCAGGCTGTAGCAGCTTCCTAGTGATTGTTTTTGAAGCTCCAATTTAGAATTGCTCAAATCTTAGAATTGTTGTGATCTTACAATtccttttcttttacatttatTCCTTTGTTTAATTTCATAGATACCCGGCTAATATTACTCTTCTCCGTGGAAACCATGAAAGTAGACAACTTACACAGGTAAGCTTTGCTATTGTTCCTGAAATATATCATTCTCGATTTATAGGATTCTATTTGAAGTAAACAGCTTATTCAAAAAGGTTATGTTGAAGATTTATACTCACTGTGAATGTTGCATGTGCCGATTCAAAGCTTAAAAAGCATCTTTGGCACGACTTTATCTGCATGACTTCATAGCCTGTAACCAGAAATATGGCATGAATAATTGTATACTTAGATTTTATGTGAGTAGTCTGTAGTCTGTACAAAAGATGAAAGCTGTAAAACATTTCTTTGCTGAGTCATTTTAGCACGTGGTTTCTAAACTTCAGATTCCGTTTATGATTTGATATATGCATTACGTCATTGCATGTCACCTTAGTCTGCCAGTTTTGGTATTGTTGAGACAGGATTAGTTTCTTATGCCAATTAACACCAAGATTTAAGGAAGAACTTGGATTAAAACCTTTGCAGTTTAGATCTGCCCTCACTGAACTTGATTAGCATGAACTAGGTAATCTCAAAAAGTCTACTAGCTAGGAGTTTTCTTCAACAGTAAATTGATCTTATAGTAAAATGTGGTTTTGAATGTAGTAGGGAATGGGGATCTTTTTTCAGTATATGTATGTATTCCTTTGAGTAAAAGGAAGATAATTATGGCTGGGAAAAGAACGATACAAGAAGGGGGAATAAGACATCCtgctaataaaataaaataagtcaaGGTAGTCAAAGGCGAAAGGCGCAAGTGTCTCAAAATGACTTGAGGTGAAAAGCACCAAAAGGCACACACCTCATTAAACAAAGCCGTTAGAAAGCAATGGAGCATGGATGTGTTGCCCTTCTTAGACTGCACTTGTGTTCAACCTCAAATTGGGGTGGTGCCACTATGATCACCCTACAACTACATCATGCTTGCTAGATCACCTAGGGGAGGGCCAAACATTGTGCACCGTGTTGCCATTGCAACCAGTGAAGTCTTAACTAACTCGAGTTTCATTACCTCCCTATATAAGGCTGTCAGGTCATTACCAATGCGCCACGAGTAGACTACCATTTTCATGAAGAGACATACTAGCAACACGCTTCATTGAACCTAGTGTGCCTCAACATGTTAGAGGCACAGAACTGTTTCTTGACTTGCCTCTAGTGCCAAAGCACACCTTTGACTACATTGAAATAAGTAACAAAGACCAGTGAAGCATAGATTTCCAATCTCTCAAGCCAAACTTCTAATTGTATCCTGTGAAACTTgttttttctcaaaatctgacATTGAAAGTGCATAAATTGCACTCCAACTATATATACTGCATGTTGGGGTTATAGGCTATATGTTATCCTAAACTGAACTGCATGTGATCTCATGGtttctatttatatttatttattttttattatgataaattATATCTGAGAAGGTAGTGGGCCTAAGGCTCCATTTGGATATTGTCCTGAGACATAAATACTGAGACGGAGATGGTGACATTAGGGATAGAGACATACAAAATTGTCTTTATATCTTGTTTGGTAAAAATAAAgaccaaaaaatttaaaagtcatTTTTGTTCCCATCTCCTTACCATCCATACCAAACTACCATCTACCTTCTTCCAACACCATTCTTGACTTATAAAAGTTTCCGTCTCTCTATGACTCTATCCATTGTTGTGTCCCCCATTTTGGGGTGGACAAAAATCGGTAAATATGTCTCTGGGATAGAATCTTTTTTCTGTCTCTGTCCTTGTCTTTCTTTCCAAACATCTTTCTGTCCTTTTTTTCCGTCTCGTGATGGAAAACAAACTGAGCCTGATAAAGTATTTGTCTGAATTTCATTGTCTGTAAAACGTAAAATAGTTCATTTGAACCTTTAGCTTCATTTACTAGGAAATTGCTCAGTTCTATTCTACTTTCATGAAGTGTAAAATCGATCTATTCTTAAACCTTTCACCTGTATTATAGTCATTAACTAAGTTTGAGTTTAGTAAGCGATGACCCTTCATGGTTTATGTAGCATGTGGTATATATAATTGTTCAGTGCCTTTTTGAAGATTCGTGTTATGCAACACCTCAAAATAGACGACTATTTCATCCCATTTTTCTTCTGGCTGGCAAATAATTGCTCAATCACAGGGATGTACAGATTGGGCAGTAATAATGTTTAAAAATGTGGGTTGCTGATGTTAGGGATGAGAAGTGTACAGAAGAGAAACATTGGATATGTTGTTGCAGTCGTGATGACTGATGAATACAAAACTGTGATGCATTCTATAGTTTGATGTACCTCAGGATCCATAGATGCATTACATTGgtaattatgataaaattaaaagattttgttatGTTGGAATTAGGAGTTGATTGATGATTTTATGATTCCGCAGTGTAGAGACtgagttaaaacttaaaatttatatttttgccATTTGTTCTTTTTATAGTAAGAGAtgtcaaaattttttgaatttcttttggTTGATCCCATAGGTAATGCTAAGATTAagatttgaaaggaaaaatTTACAATTTATCATAccaattattatttcttttcattttattttgttttgatttactGTCTTTTCCAGGTCTATGGATTTTATGATGAATGCCAGAGAAAGTATGGAAATGCTAATGCTTGGCGATATTGTACAGACGTTTTTGACTATCTAACACTTTCTGCAATTATAGATGGAACCGTAAATCTCTCTTCTTCCATCCCTCTGCTTCTATTTGTGTATAGTGGTATACAAGCctttaatattttgatattcCAATCTGTTTGAAAAAAACCCCTCTTATGCATGCTTCGGTTGACACAGGTGCTTTGTGTTCATGGAGGACTTTCTCCAGACATTCGAACAATTGATCAGGTTGTGTATCTCCCTTCTCAACTATTGATCATACAAAAATATGGTCTAAGTTTAAGACTACGCTTAGGTTTGGATgatccttttttgttttttgaaaaagCTTCTGGTATAAACTGCAGATAGAACTTTTTCTTCTAAATCTTTTGTTGTTTAATAGGTCTGGAAAATCCAAAAGATGTGTATGTCAACTTGAATAAGCACTTCGCTAGATGTAAAAATACATCTTGTCaagtaaatattttaaaaattttcacgCTACAATTTTCTATGCCCATCCTTGTCTTTTTTGTTGTTGATACATCATATGTACAAGCGTGTTAtgtatatgtgtgtgtgtgtgtgtcttTGTTTACACAAAAATTTGCACAAAATATCACTATTTGCTTGTCCTTAGATTCCTATCTTTTCAGTAGCAGATTAATATGTGATCAGTGTTTGTTTGACTTCAGAAAGCTTTCGGTTGTTTCGTTTTGATGTATTTGTCTGTTTTAATTTCTAACACTACCCAAATTTAGTCTTGTGTCCACAGAAATATCTAATCTGTAAGTTGTCACTGGGATTTGGTTTATTCACTCTTATCTGTAAATGGTGCAGAGTTGTGATGTTTgtgtaaatttttttcaagagaATAAGTGAATAACAAAGTTTATTGGTTTGAAGATAATGATGCACATTTTCTATGGCAGATAAGAGTCATTGAGAGGAACTGTGAAATTCCTCATGAGGGACCATTTTGTGATCTAATGTGGAGTGATCCTGAAGACATTGAAACATGGGCGGTTAGTCCTCGTGGAGCAGGTTGGCTATTTGGTTCCAGAGTCACTTCTGAggtaatataattttattattaaatgctCTTTACTTGTAGAGCTGAACATAAGTGCTAATTGACATAAGCATTGTGTTTATGCAGTTCAATCACATAAACAATCTTGATCTAGTTTGCCGAGCACACCAACTTGTTCAAGAAGGACTTAAGTATATGTTCCAAGATAAAGGTCTTGTAACTGTAAGTGTAGattgtatttttgtatttttatttatgaaaactttgaatgttatttcaattttaattactGTACATTTTAAGGTGGTTTAGGACCAATTGACTGGTAAAAGTTTTATTTTGAGAAAAGGACTCACGTTGATGGTTAAAGTGATAAGGAAGCCTGAGCTCAGTGGTTGAGGTCTTGAGGGGATTCTGAAATAGTGAAATGTCAAGGGTTGACACTTTTGGAAAAGTAATTCTGGGAAAGGCATCCTCAAATCTCAATAAATTGGATGTGTATTAGTCTCACATGAAAAGGCTATGCCTAAACATTGCACGATCCAAAAGAAATGTGGAAGACTTGAGAAAACGTGATGGGAAATATTAAAATGTTTTTTTCCCCTATAAATGCTTACTTACACTAGATTTTTGATAGAGGTTGATGGTTGATGGTGAAATTTGTCAATTAATCCATTTAGCCAATGCAGTTATTGTGGTATTAACCTTGACTGTTATTGTAgtctttcaaaaattagaaaCTGAGTCTCTTGAAAATTATGTGGTCAATGGagtaattctttttattttttgcaggTATGGTCTGCACCTAATTATTGCTATCGTTGTGGAAATGTAGCTTCCATTCTTAGTTTCAATGAAAATATGGTGAGCTATCTccagttgttttttttttttttttggtgtgtGTGCAATCTGCTTCACTGCATCATTTGGTCTCATGAATGTGTGTGGTGCTTTTGTTTTATCAATATGCATTTCTGTCAAGTTTTTATGAGTTATGATTTCTTTGATGCATCAAATTACATTCATTCTCCTACATCTTTTATATCAAAGAAATTGAGAGACAACAGATACGTATTGTTGGAACTGGAAGACATTTACCTCCAAAATTTATATGTGAATggtaaattaattttttgagtCATACCCCTTATTAATATACGTGAATCAACTTAAATAATAAGTGTCAATATAAAACATTGAAGATGGTAGTTGTTGGTAAAATATGTTGTCTCTACTCAGAAGTTTCAAAACAGTTCATAACGTTTTATGTTTCAATTTTGTACCTAGCGATTTAAAAAAAGTTTCAACCTTACCCTTATTTTCCATGTGTTAAATTATCgaaaattgaatatttttgttcCAATTTCCCCCCTTACTCTTCAtcttttttcttcatcttcttacCTCCTTCAACAATAGTGTTGCCACCATAATTGGCCCCGCTGCCACCACAACTAAACCGTCATCATCTCTCCGCAGCCAATTCTACCCCTTTTCATCCTTATTGTCTCCTTCAACCTGCACCACCAGTGCCACAACCAAAACCAGCACCACCATCACCGTCACTGCCACTACCATTGTCAATATCTCCCTTCACAAAAACCACCGTCACCATCATCAACAAGCACAACAATTAAGCACGCATCATTTTTCGCTTCTGGGATTTTTTTTGGAGgttatgatgatgataatgaagatCAGGGAGGAGGAGGTGTTAGTTATGGAAGatgatgatggtggtggtgatgaCAATGATGGTGGATGTGGTGGCTGTGAGGAGGGGTGGTGGCAGCAGAGGTGTAGGTTGTGATGATGATGACGAGGATGAAGGAAGACGTGGTGTTGATGGTTATGGAAGATGGTGGATGAGAGGATCGGTGATGATGGGATGAAGAGGGGTaacattgaaaagaaaaaagcatTTTGACCCGCAGTTGATTGTAAAAAAGAATTTAATGCAAGGGTAAGATTGAAACTCTCTGAAAATGTTAGttataaaattgaaacaaataatACTTTAGGACTAGTATTGAAACTTCTTAAATAATGAAAATAGTTCTCTTGTGGCATGCGTGAAATTTTTCAGTGTTTTAACATTTGATATATTCAGACAGCAAAGAAACAGATGAATGTGATCCAATGTATGTGCTTTGATGAAATAAGTGATCTTGTAACTTGTTTTTCATGGTTGCGGTCATTCTTAGTTGCGAGCATATGGTTTATTTTTAACAGGAGAGAGAAGTTAAATTTTTCACTGAAACAGAGGAGAACAACCAGATGAGAGGTCCCAGGACAGGCGTTCCATATTTCTTGTAACTTGTCAACTTCTTGCTGGAATTTATTGTAAAATTATATAGTAAATCGTTTACTCTTATGATTGGACATTGATAGTCATGTATCATGGAGATTGAAATGCATTTCTTTTTTATTGCAAAGGTGGATCATATTTTTGGCATAAAACTTCCCGATTCCTATGCGGTATATGTTTTCAATTTTCTATATGGAACACTCAACCTGTGTAGCAATGGATAGGGTAGAGTTAGGGTTAAATTTTACTGTAACTTTATTTGTGGGTTTAAACTCTGCAATCCAAATTCTTCTTGCAGTTTAAGTCTTTCAATCTAATTCTATTCGACTAGAttcgcaaaaaaaaaaaaagacaaaaatataatatttagtctttttatattttataatattaaatatcaTTGATGtatgataaataaaattaatagtttGATGACATTAAGTATTTGTACAAGAGGTAAAAATTTGGGTTCAAATTATCACGTCTACATCATATgctgtatatatatttttatgaacATTTACTTTGTATATGAAGGTGCGGACAGGGTTGTTTCTGTTTTGGCACTCGTATTTGACTTTCTTTGCAGGTTAGGTTGCCAATTCGCTCTGACTGGGTTGGAGCGTGTTGGATATCTGCAAATGAGAGTTGTGTTGCAATCCCTACTCTCACTAGATAGTTCCAAGACATTTGGTCCCCATCTCATGTATTCAAGGATAGTTCTTTgaaattttacaattttttcaTTTCAAAGTGTGTGACCGTTTGATCAATATCCCACACGCATTAATATTGTTTATGCACGTTTGTGAAAATTTTCCCATACCAATACGATTTAGAATTGTAAAATTTTCTTGTCGTTGGACAAAGGGTATTTTTCTTTGATTCAATTCAATGTTTTCTCCTGAATCCTGAATTCctgattatatttattttagtaagaATATGtttgacttaaaaaatattCCATCTTGTTTTACTTGTCTCTTCCAAGATGACATGGCTTATTTGGTGTTGGCtaataatatttcttttatgacttcatttatttttcaaaagattcTAAGTTTATCTAATATTTATTAATGCTTGATAATGTTTTGTTCTAAACAATTATAATTAAACTTATTTCCAAAATGTATGTAATATACAATTTTTTGTATCAATCCTGCACATTTTCGCGGgttttagaaataaattttataacattGTTCAAGTAATTTCTTATGCAGGCCACACGCTGGTACATAATTATAATAACTGGTGGATTAATAAAGGAGTGAAATGTACAAAAAGTGAGTAAGATGCTGCATTGCTCGGAGAGCAAGAATGAACAACTCAATAGAGCTACTTCCTCTCGAGTACCATCCTGAATTTGAGATTAACATAGTGGTGCCCACGCACCTAAAAGCACAAAATATAACTTGAGGATTAAATGAAGCAGCATAGACATATTTTGCTTTAAGCTTATTGTATCCTCCTCCAAATAGATAGAAATAAATATATAGTTTTATGTGAAAGGTTTTCTTCAAGACTCCACAAGACGATCCATGATCATTTTTACAACTCTAGGAGCATCAACAGTCACAGCTACCTTTACTGTGGGCTTATTGGACCATTCAGTGATTTCACCAAACCTGAATTATTTGAGACATACAAGTGAATaggcatatatttttaaatgaatCATATGCTACTACGGAGGTTGTGTAACCTTCAAATTCATCAATCATTCtgaaaagtatatatatatatatatatatatatatatatatatatatatatatagggggAAGTTCTCTCCATGTGACCTGGTCACAGGTTCATATATATATGTAAGCATTAAATCATATCCAGATTCAACATGTATAGCATTTAGTTCGGTCACTACAAGTAACTACATAATCCCATAATACATGGCTAACCAATAATAAACTGTTATTTAGAATATCCAATAATTATGTGCATTTATTTCATCCAAGCCTATATAAATCACACTTCAGTTCCCTCCTTTGTTCTTTCCTAGCATAAACAATTCGATGGAGTCCTCAATAAATCTATGTTCTACACCATTTAAATAAGAGACAACAGAGTATCAATTTAAGACGCATCCATGTCCCAGGTTCCCCTTACCTTTCTTTATCTTTAATAGCATTTCATTTCTTAGTAAGAGCATAAATAAAACTACattaaatacaataaatcaGAGAAATGAAAAAGTCAAAATAATGTCATAGTCCGTACTCCATATAATATCCTCACTGCCTGAATATAACAGGCTGTCTAGTTGAAAATGTGTACTATAATATCTGTGCCCAAGATTCAGAAAAGAGATACTATAGTTGCAGTTTTCAAGATTTCATCCTCTAACATGCAAGATGATTATTAGGTCTCCGTAACATCAGCTAGTAACGAGAAGAGTATGGCATTCTTATGTCTAATACAGTCCAAACTCTTACCAAATCTTACTCTTTGCATTTCTGGAAAAAGTTTACTCTATATCAAGGAAATTCATATATACTAGATTAAactgcaaaaataaaaaaaaaaaacccacgTGCACAAGCACCATTCCTAAAGGATGTAATGTAGACATTCTAACCTAATAAATGCATCAATGACTAATTATACGACTTAACCTCTTGACCTTAAGGTCATACAAAGATAACTCAACCATTGCTCCAAGACTTCTCTTTTATCAAACTGCAAATAAATGAAGATAAATTTCAAGCCAGCATAACAGTACCTTTTCTGTTTGTTGTACAGTATTGTAAGACCCCGTGTAATGCCACTGGTTTGAACTCTAACACTACCCTCCATGCAGGTTACAAGAGTAGGATCAACAGCTGCAAGAAATGCTGTGGGGTCATGAAGGTAAACCCCTGCACAGAAAATAATTGCAGTTAGTATTTCAGATTATTAGGTCTCTCCCAATTCTTGAATGCACTTTGAAGACAGACCGTCGGTGTTGTAGGCCTCACGATGATACGAGAAATACAGATCGAGGATTTTGGTCAAGTACTGAGCGAATTTTCCATTTGAACTTGCCAACTTTTCTCGATCAGAACCTAGTCATCAAGTTTAGAGCATGAGATTAGGCCAGAACGGATGAGAAAGAAGATAAATGATGTGTGCCATAATTAATAGCAGCTAAAAGCCATGCAgttttatgaaattaaaatagtGTTATTTAAGTTTTAGCAGTTTTGTGAACTCTGACTCCTCCAATCTAAGTACTAGTATCTTTCCCTGCCAATGCAATACATCTCTAACCTTGTATGCATTGATGAAAAATGGGAGTGGGAATGGGGCAACAGAAGGCTCAAGTGGAATTTCACAAAAGAATGGGAGGGTGAAAGAGAAGTATCACCCTTTACTTTTGTACTTTATGTACGCTTGTATCTTATATTTTACCCCATTGTTGTTCCGTGAGCATACTGATACAGAACCATGTAACCATTCAAATTCCAAGTTTCTTCAAATCCTCTCCCAACTCTGGGTTCAGTTCTAATCAAATACAACACAAAATATCTGTCTAACCTtaatacttataaaattaagCATACTACAGAACAAGATATGAGAAATAAATGTCAAAGACAGATTCATTGTAACAtaccaatgcgatgcttcatTGAAATAATTGAAATATTTAGTAACAAAGCAGTAACTTTTCATTGATCAAAGAAAGTCTTGAATATTAGTCCAGTTGGGTAGACCTCTGAGTTCAGTTGAACTGAAACCTCTGTTATAGAAAACTCACCAACTAAAATCTAAAGAATTCAACTAGGAAATCAACTATTTTTCAGCCAATATTAgacaatttttctaaaattacccttttattaccaattctaaattctaaatcctaaactCTATACTTTCCAAAAAGTGAAAGTTAAGAAAgtaattttataacaaaaaactTGCCTaattttaactaattaaaagtTGATTCTCTGTACTTACTTTTATCTAaaatataaatgttaaaatAGGTTTAGCACCTCCTCATGCTAGATATGATTTGAGAAAGTATAAGAAAATAAAGTTGTATCCTACTAACAACCATAGCTTCTGGTCTAGTGGTAAACACTTGACCCAACAAGAAAATTTTCCATAAAGATAGGACCAATGAATTAatggttaaaaattttaagaaaaaattgaGTGAAGAAAACTTTGACAGAGCGTGTACCAGTCAATACAACTTGGTGGGTAACATTTATCCCCACTGTTAGTATATCCGCTCCACTTGTGAACACAACATCTGCAGCATCTGGATCACCAAATATCTGGAATCAAACCCAACTAAAAGAGTGAGACAAGGAGAGAAATGACCCGTACACAGAtgtagttatttatttatttcatcaCAACACACATTGGCTTCCGCGGCTGGATTCACATTGCCATTTACTGCAAAAGCACCACCGAGTATAACAATCTGCCCAATGTTCTTGGCAAAATCTGGATCAAGCTGTATGGCCTACAAAAGAAGAATCTAGTCAAGAAATGAGGTATTGTACGGCATGATATGGTCTCTGAAGAGCAACATGGAAATGCCAGCCAAATCGAAAATTGTCCATTTATAATCAAACCAAAGCAATGTTTGTAAGTGGGCCCAGGGCCACCACAGTGACTTCGCCAGGGTCAAGTTTTGCTTGTTGAACCAAAAAAGCAGCAGCTGAATCTTCGATGGGCTTCCCTTCTGGCGGAGGAAAATTTTGGTTGCCAAGTCCATCAGCACCGTGGACAAAATCTGCAACGCGAAGTTTTGTTCCTTTCTGTAAGAAAAAAACACAAGAGTCATAACAATTGATATCAACATTAAAGCCATGCTGAGTAGTGATGAGTGAGAGTTGTTACAGTTAATGTGACATGAGATCCTTCAGCAACCGGTATATCAGTTCTCCCTGCAACCTCCAACTGCACATGCAATGGAACGCAAAGCACAAGTCCTTCACAATAACATACATAGAAAATGGAACTGGTGCTGACAAGAAATATCCCAGTAAATTTACCAGATGCAAGGCGTTTCTGGTTGCCAGGGTGGTGTAAACGTTTCCATAAATGGTTGTAAGTCCAATTACTTGCACCTCCGGTGATCGTAGGGCAAGAAATATTGCCATAGCATCATCTACAAGAAAAACCAATCTAAATTTCTCAGCCAAACAAAGGAATTAGAAATCCTCTATTCGGACACAAATTGATGGTTTTATTGGCGATCCATATTCAAAATGATCtgtttgttttttattgtttgATTTGCGGGCACTAGGGATCAGCAAAGAAGCATTTCGAATTATGATGGAAAGCTTGAAATCTTATTCTTACCGATGCCAGGATCAGTATCAATTATGATCTTCTTTGGTTCGGCCGCCATCTAATGTTATGAGTTATGAGTT
This sequence is a window from Arachis stenosperma cultivar V10309 chromosome 10, arast.V10309.gnm1.PFL2, whole genome shotgun sequence. Protein-coding genes within it:
- the LOC130956452 gene encoding probable uridine nucleosidase 2; amino-acid sequence: MAAEPKKIIIDTDPGIDDAMAIFLALRSPEVQVIGLTTIYGNVYTTLATRNALHLLEVAGRTDIPVAEGSHVTLTKGTKLRVADFVHGADGLGNQNFPPPEGKPIEDSAAAFLVQQAKLDPGEVTVVALGPLTNIALAIQLDPDFAKNIGQIVILGGAFAVNGNVNPAAEANIFGDPDAADVVFTSGADILTVGINVTHQVVLTGSDREKLASSNGKFAQYLTKILDLYFSYHREAYNTDGVYLHDPTAFLAAVDPTLVTCMEGSVRVQTSGITRGLTILYNKQKRFGEITEWSNKPTVKVAVTVDAPRVVKMIMDRLVES
- the LOC130955352 gene encoding phytochrome-associated serine/threonine-protein phosphatase → MDLDQWISKVKDGQHLLEDELQLLCEYVKEILIEESNVQPVNSPVTVCGDIHGQFHDLMKLFQTGGHVPETNYIFMGDFVDRGYNSLEVFTILLLLKARYPANITLLRGNHESRQLTQVYGFYDECQRKYGNANAWRYCTDVFDYLTLSAIIDGTVLCVHGGLSPDIRTIDQIRVIERNCEIPHEGPFCDLMWSDPEDIETWAVSPRGAGWLFGSRVTSEFNHINNLDLVCRAHQLVQEGLKYMFQDKGLVTVWSAPNYCYRCGNVASILSFNENMEREVKFFTETEENNQMRGPRTGVPYFL